The DNA region ACCGCTTGTGTGAGCAGCCGGCAGAGCAGCGCGGCTCCCATTCAACAGCCCATCACGTGTATCGCTACTATTATGGCGGCGGCGGCTACCATCCCGGCGACCTCGCCTACGGCGGCGGCCACATACCGCGCCAGGGAACCAACTATATTAACTCAAGCCGGGTGCCGCGCGGGGGCTTCGGCTCCACAGGCAAAGCCTTCGTCAGCCGCGGCGGCAGCATCTCCAGCTAGTCTTTTCGAGCTGAGACGATGAAAAGAGTATCCACGGCGCCCCGCCCAGATTGGCAACAAAAGGTCGAAGCTCTGGGCCTGATCTATCATCACACCGGTGACCAGCCCTATTGGAACGAGGCGGCCTATTATTCGTTCGAAACCAAAGAAATCGATCGCATCGAATTAGCGACTAACGAGCTGCATGAAATGTGCTTGCAAGCGGCGCAGCACATCATCGACAAAAATCGCTTTGACGAGTTGGCCATCCCGCCGCAAGCGGTGCCGATCATCAAGCAAGCCTGGGAAGACGAACCGCCGGCGCTCTACGGCCGCTTCGATCTCGCCTACGACGGCGATCACTTAAAACTGCTCGAGTACAACGCCGACACACCGACGGCCCTGCTCGAAGCCGCGGTGGTCCAGTGGCACTGGCTTGAAGAGCGTTTTCCAGGCGCCGATCAATTCAACTCGATCCATGAAAAATTGTTGGCCAAATGGCAGGAGCTAAGAGCCGTTGTCAATAGGTGTGTAAA from Deltaproteobacteria bacterium includes:
- a CDS encoding glutathionylspermidine synthase family protein, yielding MKRVSTAPRPDWQQKVEALGLIYHHTGDQPYWNEAAYYSFETKEIDRIELATNELHEMCLQAAQHIIDKNRFDELAIPPQAVPIIKQAWEDEPPALYGRFDLAYDGDHLKLLEYNADTPTALLEAAVVQWHWLEERFPGADQFNSIHEKLLAKWQELRAVVNRCVKRY